The genomic window GTCGAGGTCGTCCCCGAAGACGGTGACGTGACCGACCTTGCGGCCGGGCTTCACGTCCTTGCCGTACATGTGGATCCGCAGGCCCGGGTCACGGGCCATGCAGTGCAGGAAAGCGTGGTACATGTCGGGGTAGTCGCCGCCGAGCACGTTGACCATCACGGTCCACCGGGCCCGCGGGCGCGGGTCGCCGAGCGGCAGGTCGAGCACCGCGCGCAGGTGGTTCTCGAACTGCGAGGTGACCGCGCCGTCGATCGACCAGTGGCCGGAGTTGTGCGGGCGCATGGCGAGCTCGTTGACCAGGATCCGGCCGTCGCGGGTCTGGAACAGCTCGACCGCCAGGTGGCCGGTGATGTCCAGCTCGCCGGCGATCCGCAGGGCCAGCTCCTGGGCCTCGTTCGCGAGCGCGGGGTCCAGGTCCGGGGCGGGCGCGGTGACCTCGGCGCAGACCCCGTTCTCCTGCAGGCTCTCCACCACCGGGTAGGCGACCGCCTGCCCGCTGGGCGAGCGCACCACATTCGCGGCCAGCTCGCGGACGAAGTCGACCTTCTCCTCGGCGAGCACCGGGACGCCGGCCAGGAACGGCGCGCGCGCCTGCTCCTCGTCGGCGACCACCCAGACGCCCTTGCCGTCGTAGCCGCCGCGCACCGTCTTGAGGACCACCGGGTACCCCTCGCCCTCGCCCGCGAAGGCGGTGACGTCGGCCGGGTCCGCGACCAGGCGGTGGCGCGGGCAGGGCACCCCGATGGAGTCCAGCTTGGCCCGCATCACGCCCTTGTCCTGGGCGTTGACCAGTGCCTCGGGGCCCGGCCGCACGGCGATGCCGTCGGCCTGCAGGGCCCGCAGGTGTTCGGTGGGGACGTGCTCGTGGTCGAAGGTGACCACGTCGCAGTCGGCGGCGAAGCGGCGCAGCGTCTCCAGGTCCCGGTAGTCGCCGAACACGGTGTCGGCCACCACCTGGGAGGCGGAGTCCTGCGGGGTGTCGGCGAGGAGCTTGAACCGGATCCCCAAGGGGATGCCCGACTGGTGTGCCATGCGGGCCAACTGCCCGCCGCCGACCATGCCTACCGTTGGAAATTTTGCACTGCCCGGGAGAGTCACGCTGCCAGGATATCCGGGCCGCTCAAACCGGGTGCGCGGCCACTGCGGGCGGGGCGTCCCCGGTCGGCGGGAAGCCCCGGGACGAGCTCGCGCGCGAGTGCCGCCGTCGGGAGCCGGTAGCCTGGATGGCCTGACCCAGACGGGGCACTGTTGTGATCATGTGCCCGCGGCCGTCTGCCCGTTGGCAACGGCCCCGGGGACAGCCACTCAGAACAGGCACACAGGAGACCTGACGGATGACGAAGCACAGCGCTCCGCGCCCCTCCCTGATCCAGCGACTGCGGGGCGCCTCCGGTGAGGTGCTGAAGTTCGCGGTCGTCGGCCTGGTCGGCATCGTGGTCAACTTCGGCGTCTCCAACGCCGTGATCCACGCCACCCACTGGGCGCCGGTGCGCTGCTCGGTGATCGGCACCGTGGTGGCGATCCTCGCCAACTACCTCGGCTACCGCTACTGGGTCTACCGGGACAGCGACGCGGCCTCGCGCCGCCGCGAGATCACGCTCTTCCTGCTCTTCAGCGGGATCGGCCTGCTGATCGAGAACGGCGCGGTCTGGTTCACCACCTACACCCTGGCCATGACCGGCACGGTGGCCTACAACGCCTCCAAGGTGGCCGGCACCGCCGTGGCCACGCTGTTCCGCTTCTTCTCCTACCGCACCTGGGTCTTCAAGGCGATGCCGGAGCTGGCCGAGCACGAGCAGCTCGCGGACCAGCCGGTGGTGGCGCAGGCCGAGCGGATCCTGGCCGCCGAGGACGCGGC from Kitasatospora sp. NBC_01250 includes these protein-coding regions:
- a CDS encoding GtrA family protein, with the translated sequence MTKHSAPRPSLIQRLRGASGEVLKFAVVGLVGIVVNFGVSNAVIHATHWAPVRCSVIGTVVAILANYLGYRYWVYRDSDAASRRREITLFLLFSGIGLLIENGAVWFTTYTLAMTGTVAYNASKVAGTAVATLFRFFSYRTWVFKAMPELAEHEQLADQPVVAQAERILAAEDAAYIK
- a CDS encoding 5-(carboxyamino)imidazole ribonucleotide synthase; this encodes MTLPGSAKFPTVGMVGGGQLARMAHQSGIPLGIRFKLLADTPQDSASQVVADTVFGDYRDLETLRRFAADCDVVTFDHEHVPTEHLRALQADGIAVRPGPEALVNAQDKGVMRAKLDSIGVPCPRHRLVADPADVTAFAGEGEGYPVVLKTVRGGYDGKGVWVVADEEQARAPFLAGVPVLAEEKVDFVRELAANVVRSPSGQAVAYPVVESLQENGVCAEVTAPAPDLDPALANEAQELALRIAGELDITGHLAVELFQTRDGRILVNELAMRPHNSGHWSIDGAVTSQFENHLRAVLDLPLGDPRPRARWTVMVNVLGGDYPDMYHAFLHCMARDPGLRIHMYGKDVKPGRKVGHVTVFGDDLDDVRERARHAAAYLRGTITE